In Silene latifolia isolate original U9 population chromosome 3, ASM4854445v1, whole genome shotgun sequence, a single window of DNA contains:
- the LOC141647755 gene encoding protein RESISTANCE TO PHYTOPHTHORA 1, chloroplastic, whose translation MRSLLLPSCHSSSIAYVSTTRCSFFQTTTTITTSVNSISSIRRSLRIRLSSDEQLSSSNNTQDRVTQTSIGTDDASVPPPPAAAAAAASDSIQKDLKKVVNKTAATFAPRASTASKNPAVPGTTLYSIFEIQGYVSMFLGGLLSFNLVFPSNEPDLWRLMGMWSIWMFTIPSLRARDCSTKEKEALNYLFLLIPLLNVIIPFFWKSFAVVWSADTVAFFVMYAWKLGWLEKSE comes from the exons ATGAGAAGCTTGTTATTACCATCATGCCATTCATCATCAATTGCGTATGTTTCTACAACAAGATGTTCATTCttccaaacaacaacaacaataacaacatctGTCAACTCCATTTCCAGTATAAGACGTAGCTTACGAATCCGGCTGAGCTCTGATGAACAACTGTCAAGTAGTAATAACACTCAAGATAGAGTGACTCAAACTAGTATTGGAACAGACGATGCTTCTGTTCCTCCTCCTCCCgccgctgctgctgctgctgcttctGATTCTATTCAGAAAGACCTCAAAAAG GTAGTAAATAAAACGGCTGCAACCTTTGCTCCAAGGGCCTCAACCGCTTCCAAAAATCCTGCTGTCCCAGGAACTACCTTATACTCTATTTTCGAAATTCAGGGATATGTCTCTATGTTTCTGGGTGGACTTCTGTCCTTCAATCTTGTGTTTCCCTCAAATGAGCCTGATCTCTGGCGACTAATGGGAATGTGGTCCATCTGGATGTTCA CAATTCCCTCTCTTCGTGCCCGTGACTGCTCAACCAAGGAGAAGGAAGCACTTAACTATCTCTTCCTCCTCATTCCATTACTGAATGTCATAATTCCATTCTTTTGGAAGTCTTTTGCTGTTGTTTGGTCTGCAGATACTGTTGCCTTCTTTGTTATGTATGCTTGGAAG TTAGGATGGCTGGAGAAATCAGAATAA
- the LOC141649294 gene encoding uncharacterized protein LOC141649294, with amino-acid sequence MTNSEVVNPPNPSNPSYSVVHIENPGHSISTVTFNGNNYDDWSRSFYLALMAKGKLGYINGAIKKPSATADSYQNWESTNALVTLWIFNTIAPSVRKQISLRPEAKQVWEDIKNRFCQTNETRVYQLQAELLACRQGPTESLMDYYGRMATIWDAIIEHDSLPKCSCNPCSCDWLNLITSRREKRQVRDFLMGLDSRFSNARSQIIGITPLPQLDVVYNRLLQDEGVRNLSQPKSDTAPDTMAFAARITNAPVVSGRGRDSQTHPRPSSGSSNNSNRTFCLACNRPGHHFQRCYQVTGEFPDWWGERPRDRIFVDPHATDLSKATFVPDVQGRATWDRLRKQGKAGGHPPRAHMAAGNSGQTTVGSTGGSSSGPPLSTMDRLDFNSMSPQQLDEITKLWRAHQSAPASDTLHGNISHFPWIIDTGASHHLSGSLSQFSNIRTISPLSVGLPNGDLTIATKSGDICFSSRLILRNDRSSKRVIGAGEQREGLYYLQGLHDGKATVHTSKTDSNAISVE; translated from the exons ATGACTAATTCAGAAGTCGTTAATCCACCCAATCCATCCAATCCCTCATATTCGGTTGTTCACATCGAAAATCCGGGTCATTCAATTTCTACCGTCACTTTTAATGGTAATAACTATGATGATTGGTCAAGATCGTTTTACCTCGCTCTAATGGCTAAAGGTAAACTTGGCTATATCAACGGTGCCATCAAGAAACCGTCTGCTACAGCCGATTCCTACCAAAATTGGGAATCCACAAATGCTCTAGTCACTTTATGGATCTTTAATACGATTGCACCCTCGGTACGCAAGCAGATTTCGCTTCGACCAGAGGCCAAACAGGTATGGGAGGACATCAAGAATAGGTTCTGCCAAACCAATGAAACTCGAGTGTATCAACTTCAGGCGGAATTGCTGGCCTGTCGACAGGGCCCGACAGAAAGTTTAATGGATTACTACGGGAGGATGGCGACAATCTGGGACGCAATAATAGAGCATGATTCGCTTCCCAAGTGTTCGTGCAACCCGTGTTCTTGTGACTGGCTGAATCTGATTACTTCCCGGCGAGAAAAAAGGCAGGTACGCGATTTTTTAATGGGTCTTGATTCTCGTTTTTCTAATGCCCGATCTCAAATAATTGGTATTACTCCTCTTCCCCAATTAGATGTTGTTTATAACAGACTTCTACAGGATGAAGGTGTGAGAaacttatctcaacccaaatccgATACCGCACCCGACACAATGGCATTTGCTGCCCGTATTACTAATGCTCCTGTCGTTTCAGGGAGGGGTCGTGATTCTCAAACCCATCCACGACCTTCCTCTGGTTCATCCAATAATTCGAACCGTACTTTTTGTCTTGCTTGTAATCGACCTGGTCACCATTTTCAAAGATGTTACCAGGTCACGGGTGAATTCCCGGACTGGTGGGGAGAGCGTCCCCGCGACCGTATCTTTGTCGACCCCCATGCCACAGATTTAAGCAAGGCCACTTTTGTACCGGATGTACAAGGTCGTGCTACTTGGGATCGTCTTCGAAAACAGGGGAAGGCAGGAGGTCATCCTCCACGAGCACACATGGCGGCAGGAAATTCCGGCCAAACCACTGTTGGCAGCACTGGTGGGTCCTCCTCTGGTCCGCCTCTATCAACCATGGACAGATTGGACTTCAATTCCATGAGCCCACAACAATTGGATGAGATAACGAAACTATGGCGTGCTCATCAATCCGCTCCTGCATCCGACACTCTTCATGGTAATATTTCTCATTTTCCTTGGATTATTGACACAGGAGCGTCACACCATTTGTCAGGTTCTCTATCTCAATTTTCCAATATTCGTACCATTTCTCCGTTATCGGTTGGATTGCCTAACGGTGATCTCACTATTGCTACTAAAAGTGGCGATATTTGTTTTTCTTCTCGTCTAATTTTACGTAAC GACCGTTCCTCGAAGAGAGTGATTGGTGCGGGTGAGCAACGCGAGGGACTTTATTATCTTCAAGGTCTCCATGACGGGAAGGCCACGGTCCATACG AGCAAAACAGACTCGAACGCCATTTCCGTTGAGTAA